The following are encoded together in the Candidatus Tumulicola sp. genome:
- the atpG gene encoding ATP synthase F1 subunit gamma — MKDLRDRIRSLKNTQQITKAMKQVAAARIRRAEAAQREARPYSDTLSDMLRDLMRAVGNVDHPFMKPGKSGAPSGVILMTADKGLAGAFNSNTVRVAETFAAAHPNIAYYTVGNKARNAVRRFGAGDRPSWQLAGSKLETAREVSEKVSDDFVRGDISEIVLISSKNISMMSQRPRSRTLVPIERPPDDDAHAKAPQGAVEFSPSPEFVLSRLLPKYLEFTIYSSMLETDAGFFAAQLVAMSNATDNASKLIDELTIQMNNARQAAITKELLEIVAGAEALGVQ; from the coding sequence GTGAAAGATCTTCGCGATCGCATCCGGTCGTTGAAGAATACGCAGCAAATCACCAAAGCGATGAAGCAAGTCGCCGCGGCGCGTATTCGCCGTGCCGAAGCGGCGCAACGCGAAGCGCGTCCGTATTCGGACACGCTGAGCGACATGTTGCGCGATCTGATGCGCGCGGTCGGCAACGTCGATCATCCGTTCATGAAGCCCGGAAAGAGCGGCGCGCCTTCGGGCGTGATCCTGATGACGGCCGACAAAGGGTTGGCCGGCGCGTTCAACTCCAACACCGTTCGGGTCGCAGAGACGTTCGCTGCCGCCCATCCCAATATCGCGTATTACACCGTTGGAAATAAAGCTCGCAACGCGGTCCGTCGTTTCGGCGCCGGAGATCGTCCGTCGTGGCAGTTGGCCGGGTCCAAACTCGAAACGGCGCGCGAAGTGAGCGAGAAGGTGAGCGACGATTTCGTCCGCGGAGACATTTCGGAAATCGTTCTGATTTCTTCGAAGAATATTTCGATGATGTCGCAGCGCCCGCGGAGCCGCACGCTCGTTCCGATCGAACGTCCGCCGGACGACGACGCACATGCTAAGGCGCCGCAGGGCGCGGTCGAGTTCTCACCCTCACCCGAATTCGTCTTATCGCGACTGCTGCCAAAATATCTCGAGTTCACGATCTATTCGTCGATGCTCGAGACCGACGCGGGATTTTTCGCGGCGCAGTTAGTCGCGATGAGCAACGCCACCGATAACGCGTCGAAGTTAATCGACGAGCTGACGATTCAAATGAACAACGCCCGTCAAGCGGCCATTACGAAAGAGCTGCTCGAAATCGTCGCCGGCGCCGAAGCGCTGGGCGTGCAATAG
- the rpiB gene encoding ribose 5-phosphate isomerase B, translated as MKIALGADHAGFGYKDQIAQLLRDRGHETIDFGTHDTTPVDYPQYGYAVGEAVATGQADRGIVVCGSSLGIAMAANKVPGIRCAPVAEPYSAELARRHNDCNVMAFSERLTGWEMIERMLDVFLDTPFDGGRHAFRTEQLFDFGDRQRERTLKDIEAGAVTDAKTPKDLVGKP; from the coding sequence ATGAAGATAGCGCTTGGAGCCGATCACGCCGGCTTCGGATACAAAGACCAAATCGCGCAACTGCTGCGCGACCGCGGGCACGAAACGATCGATTTTGGGACGCACGATACGACTCCGGTCGATTATCCGCAGTATGGGTACGCCGTCGGAGAGGCCGTCGCGACCGGACAGGCCGACCGAGGTATCGTCGTTTGCGGTTCCAGCCTTGGGATCGCGATGGCGGCCAACAAAGTCCCGGGCATTCGTTGCGCGCCGGTCGCCGAACCCTATTCCGCCGAACTGGCGCGTCGTCATAACGATTGCAACGTTATGGCGTTTTCGGAAAGACTCACCGGCTGGGAGATGATCGAACGCATGCTCGACGTTTTCTTGGATACGCCGTTCGACGGCGGCCGTCACGCGTTTCGAACCGAGCAGCTGTTTGACTTCGGTGACCGCCAACGAGAGCGCACGTTGAAAGACATCGAAGCCGGCGCCGTGACCGACGCTAAAACGCCCAAAGATTTGGTCGGGAAGCCGTAA
- a CDS encoding AtpZ/AtpI family protein: MKELTPVLSAGGTFAIAALAGLVLGIWVGGKTGQAWWAFVGLMAGLAVGAYSAFRLLQRSL; this comes from the coding sequence ATGAAAGAGCTGACGCCGGTCCTTTCGGCCGGCGGCACTTTCGCAATCGCCGCGCTTGCCGGATTGGTCCTCGGGATATGGGTAGGCGGTAAGACGGGTCAGGCCTGGTGGGCTTTTGTGGGCCTGATGGCCGGCTTAGCGGTCGGCGCCTACAGCGCGTTTCGCCTGCTACAACGCTCGCTGTGA
- a CDS encoding TIM barrel protein, producing the protein MKVACSSSALHRAFESGDLTQLEFVDLSAREWLCDGIVLDERHFPRTDSDYLAQIKKMAADCGLTVAALWAGDFFSGDAETMAAMLDRAAAIGAPLLSGALSLETDRTWSAQLERLNTATSLAKSANVTLAVRNAPGTYAGSSQECKRVLKEADSAWLRLGPEPQSFALASDPETAMAQTVLLWSSIGSQTERSIDETLATFAAFRGHVCLDEASGEARTADIGGAVRAWKVAFAAKELNRT; encoded by the coding sequence ATGAAAGTTGCTTGCAGCAGCAGCGCACTGCATCGCGCGTTCGAGAGCGGCGACCTGACCCAACTCGAATTCGTCGATCTGTCCGCGCGCGAGTGGTTATGTGACGGCATCGTATTGGACGAGCGGCATTTTCCGCGAACGGATAGCGACTACCTCGCCCAAATCAAGAAGATGGCCGCCGACTGCGGCCTTACGGTTGCCGCACTCTGGGCCGGCGATTTTTTCTCGGGCGATGCTGAGACCATGGCGGCAATGCTCGATCGAGCCGCCGCGATCGGCGCTCCGCTCCTGTCGGGTGCTCTTTCGCTCGAAACGGATCGGACCTGGAGCGCACAACTCGAGCGCTTGAATACTGCGACGTCGCTCGCGAAAAGCGCCAACGTCACGTTGGCCGTTCGGAATGCGCCGGGTACGTATGCAGGCAGCTCTCAGGAATGCAAGCGCGTGCTAAAGGAAGCCGATTCGGCGTGGTTGCGGCTGGGCCCGGAACCGCAGTCGTTCGCCCTTGCGAGCGACCCTGAGACGGCCATGGCACAGACGGTCTTGCTGTGGAGTTCGATCGGCTCGCAGACGGAACGGTCGATCGACGAAACGCTTGCGACGTTCGCGGCGTTCCGCGGACACGTGTGTCTGGACGAGGCATCTGGTGAGGCACGAACGGCCGATATCGGCGGCGCCGTGCGAGCCTGGAAAGTCGCGTTCGCGGCAAAAGAACTCAACCGCACGTAA
- the glyA gene encoding serine hydroxymethyltransferase, with protein MDILERRNIQTNDPEVFAAIAGEERRQKANLELIASENYASAAVREAMGCVMTNKYAEGYPGKRYYGGCEFVDQAELLAIDRLKRLFGAEHVNVQPHSGAQANMAVFMACLAPGDTVLGMSLAHGGHLTHGTKVSFSGKLYNAIAYGVNPDTELIDFDQVRALAREHKPKLIVAGASAYPRTMEYAPFREIADEIGALLMVDMAHIAGLVAVGLHPSPVGIAEFTTSTTHKTLRGPRGGIVLTNQTWAAPIDKSVFPGIQGGPLMHTIAAKAVAFGEALQPEFRVYQQQVIDNAKAMAEEFSSAGLRLVGGGTDTHLLLVDLSVKNVTGKAAEAYLDEIGITVNKNAIPFDKQKPMVASGIRIGTPAITARGFGVEDCREVARIMVDALADVEARQRTQALRGRVGELTDRFGVP; from the coding sequence ATGGACATTTTAGAGCGTCGCAACATTCAGACGAACGACCCCGAGGTGTTCGCCGCGATTGCCGGAGAAGAGCGCCGGCAAAAAGCGAATCTCGAATTGATCGCTTCAGAAAATTACGCGAGCGCCGCGGTACGTGAAGCCATGGGCTGCGTGATGACCAACAAGTACGCCGAAGGATATCCGGGCAAGCGCTATTACGGCGGTTGCGAATTCGTCGACCAAGCCGAATTGCTGGCGATCGACCGGCTCAAGCGATTGTTCGGCGCCGAACATGTCAACGTACAGCCGCATTCCGGAGCGCAAGCCAACATGGCCGTCTTCATGGCATGTTTAGCACCCGGCGATACCGTACTCGGTATGTCGCTCGCGCACGGCGGTCACTTGACGCATGGAACGAAAGTAAGCTTTTCGGGAAAACTGTACAACGCGATCGCGTACGGTGTGAATCCCGACACCGAACTGATCGATTTCGACCAGGTGCGAGCCCTTGCGCGCGAACACAAGCCGAAGCTGATCGTGGCGGGCGCGAGCGCCTACCCGCGGACCATGGAGTACGCACCGTTCCGCGAAATCGCCGACGAAATCGGCGCGCTCCTGATGGTCGACATGGCGCACATCGCGGGCCTGGTCGCGGTCGGATTGCATCCGTCCCCGGTCGGCATCGCCGAGTTTACGACCTCGACCACACATAAGACGTTGCGCGGTCCGCGAGGCGGAATCGTGCTGACGAATCAAACCTGGGCGGCGCCGATCGATAAGAGCGTTTTCCCAGGCATTCAAGGCGGACCGTTGATGCATACGATCGCTGCCAAAGCCGTTGCTTTTGGGGAAGCGCTGCAACCCGAGTTCCGCGTCTATCAACAACAGGTCATCGATAACGCAAAAGCCATGGCCGAGGAGTTCTCGAGCGCCGGATTGCGACTGGTCGGAGGCGGCACCGACACGCATCTGCTATTGGTCGACTTGTCGGTGAAAAACGTTACCGGAAAAGCGGCTGAGGCGTATCTGGACGAGATCGGCATCACCGTCAACAAGAACGCCATTCCGTTCGACAAGCAGAAGCCGATGGTCGCCAGCGGTATCCGAATCGGAACGCCGGCCATCACGGCGCGCGGGTTCGGCGTCGAAGACTGCCGCGAAGTCGCACGGATCATGGTGGACGCGCTGGCCGATGTCGAAGCGCGCCAGCGGACGCAAGCGCTGCGCGGCCGCGTCGGAGAACTGACCGATCGTTTCGGCGTTCCGTAA
- a CDS encoding MraY family glycosyltransferase: MSGSAWTAALIYAITFAIAVCVTAAATPLIVRLARHLGVLDTNNEERRVHEVPTPRIGGIAVFFGFACALFAVLGFALASPLELLPAATHFTAAKQIELLTDRFASVHQLVGLLFGSLLILSVGIWDDVIGMRPRNKLVAQVLVALISLFYGFVIPGVTNPFVHDPNSNWIEFPLWIGIPITLLWYVGMMNAINFIDGLDGLLSGVAAISSIFIFAISVLHGNPVVALVVIALAGSALGFLPFNFNPARIFLGDSGSLFIGYVFATVSIIGGSKQAIAISIVIPLLVLALPVLDTAAVIVRRAAAGKRIMEADRGHFHHQLIFRFGLNVRQAVLLLYAVCFVLGAVALALSGEFTHVFRHA, encoded by the coding sequence ATGAGCGGGTCGGCCTGGACCGCGGCCCTGATTTATGCGATCACGTTCGCGATTGCAGTCTGCGTTACGGCGGCAGCGACACCGTTGATCGTTCGGCTCGCGCGCCACCTCGGCGTTCTGGACACCAATAACGAGGAGCGGCGGGTACATGAAGTGCCGACGCCGCGCATCGGCGGCATCGCGGTGTTTTTCGGATTCGCGTGCGCGTTGTTCGCGGTGCTCGGGTTCGCGTTGGCGTCGCCACTCGAACTCTTACCGGCGGCGACCCATTTTACCGCAGCCAAGCAGATCGAGTTACTCACCGATCGTTTTGCCAGCGTACATCAGTTGGTCGGCTTGCTGTTCGGCAGCCTGCTCATTTTATCGGTTGGCATTTGGGACGACGTGATCGGCATGCGCCCGCGCAACAAGCTCGTCGCGCAAGTGCTGGTCGCGCTCATCTCGTTGTTCTACGGTTTCGTCATCCCCGGCGTTACCAATCCGTTCGTACACGATCCCAACTCGAACTGGATCGAGTTTCCGTTGTGGATCGGCATTCCGATCACGCTGCTGTGGTACGTCGGTATGATGAACGCCATCAACTTTATCGACGGACTCGACGGCTTGCTTTCGGGCGTCGCGGCGATTTCGAGCATCTTCATTTTCGCGATTTCCGTGTTGCACGGTAATCCCGTCGTCGCGCTGGTCGTCATCGCGTTGGCGGGCTCCGCGCTCGGATTCTTGCCGTTCAATTTCAATCCGGCGCGCATCTTTCTGGGCGATTCCGGCTCGCTCTTCATCGGCTACGTCTTCGCGACGGTTTCGATTATCGGAGGCAGCAAACAGGCCATCGCGATCAGCATCGTTATCCCGTTGCTGGTTTTAGCGCTGCCGGTGCTCGACACCGCCGCGGTGATCGTGCGCCGCGCCGCCGCCGGCAAGCGAATTATGGAGGCCGACCGCGGTCACTTCCACCACCAACTGATCTTCCGCTTCGGTCTAAACGTGCGCCAAGCGGTGTTGCTGCTGTACGCCGTATGCTTCGTATTGGGGGCGGTCGCCTTGGCCTTGTCGGGCGAGTTCACGCACGTCTTCCGTCATGCTTGA
- the atpB gene encoding F0F1 ATP synthase subunit A: MHENLGEHILWHVPVLGAVHGDTIVTTWLVMVIALLFFGWVGASYRSAYQSRRQVVTEGVVNYIADLATSTIGPKGEPFVPFFIALFVFIFLMNQIGMLPFKVLGVPFGGSPTADVATTVALASIVFCLTWIVGIRYTGMKRITHLFKPFWWLFPINVIDEGVRPVTLAARLFFNIFVGELLFIIVASVIQARVSVGAFNLSLAAAIIPFFIQFFNFFVGTVQAFVFTLLAIVYLALSISDDH; this comes from the coding sequence TTGCACGAAAATCTCGGGGAGCATATCCTCTGGCACGTGCCGGTGCTTGGCGCCGTGCATGGCGATACGATCGTGACGACATGGCTCGTCATGGTTATAGCATTGCTCTTTTTTGGTTGGGTCGGGGCGAGCTATCGTTCGGCCTATCAATCACGCCGCCAAGTCGTGACCGAAGGTGTCGTGAACTACATTGCGGACCTGGCGACGTCCACGATCGGGCCCAAAGGCGAACCCTTCGTTCCGTTCTTCATCGCGTTGTTCGTATTTATTTTCTTGATGAACCAGATCGGGATGCTGCCGTTCAAAGTCTTGGGCGTTCCGTTCGGTGGCTCTCCGACGGCCGATGTCGCAACGACCGTGGCTCTCGCATCGATCGTGTTCTGTTTGACTTGGATCGTCGGCATCCGATACACGGGCATGAAGAGGATCACGCATCTCTTCAAGCCATTTTGGTGGCTTTTCCCCATCAACGTCATCGACGAGGGTGTCCGTCCAGTAACGCTCGCGGCGCGTTTGTTCTTCAATATCTTCGTCGGCGAGTTGCTGTTCATCATCGTCGCCTCGGTCATTCAAGCCCGCGTAAGCGTCGGCGCGTTTAACCTGTCGTTGGCAGCGGCCATCATCCCGTTTTTTATCCAGTTTTTTAACTTTTTCGTCGGCACCGTTCAGGCGTTTGTTTTTACGCTGCTGGCGATCGTCTATCTCGCGCTATCGATTTCCGACGACCACTAG
- the atpE gene encoding ATP synthase F0 subunit C: MTSQALVAAATLIAFALIVTGVAFGSAIGDGIVASKAVEAIARQPEARPNIFTFLFLGVGVLEAFPIIGLGLAFYMLLIIVGVPNGLYSSLAGH, translated from the coding sequence TTGACTTCTCAAGCATTAGTCGCGGCGGCGACGCTCATCGCGTTCGCACTTATCGTGACGGGTGTTGCCTTCGGATCGGCCATTGGCGACGGCATCGTCGCGAGCAAAGCGGTCGAGGCGATTGCGCGCCAACCCGAAGCTCGCCCCAACATCTTTACCTTCCTGTTCCTAGGCGTCGGCGTTCTGGAGGCGTTCCCGATCATCGGACTTGGCTTAGCATTCTACATGCTGCTCATCATTGTGGGCGTGCCAAACGGTCTCTACTCTAGCCTTGCCGGTCATTAG
- the atpH gene encoding ATP synthase F1 subunit delta: MANEKLARRYASAIFGLAVESNATDRVGDDLARMRDVLQNDEAIHTFFVSPIVDRRQKERALTEAFSKRVDNLALHALLLMVRKRREALFGETIDEYRKLQLAARGEEPIVVTSAKPLSDEELAATVARLQKIYGKKFQVKQVVDPSAIGGVRILMGDRRVDGTVAGRLDSLARSLFARN, translated from the coding sequence GTGGCTAACGAAAAACTCGCTCGTCGCTATGCCTCGGCGATCTTCGGTTTGGCCGTGGAAAGTAACGCGACAGATCGGGTTGGCGACGACCTCGCGCGGATGCGTGACGTGTTGCAGAACGACGAAGCTATTCACACGTTCTTTGTGTCTCCGATCGTGGATCGCCGGCAAAAGGAGCGCGCGTTAACCGAAGCGTTCTCGAAGCGCGTCGACAACCTGGCACTGCACGCATTGCTGCTGATGGTTCGCAAGCGCCGCGAAGCGCTGTTCGGCGAAACGATCGACGAATATCGTAAGCTGCAGCTCGCCGCGCGCGGCGAGGAGCCGATCGTGGTGACGTCGGCCAAACCGCTTTCCGACGAGGAGCTCGCCGCGACCGTCGCGCGTTTGCAGAAGATCTACGGAAAAAAGTTCCAAGTCAAGCAAGTCGTCGATCCGAGCGCGATCGGCGGCGTACGCATCCTGATGGGCGATCGTCGCGTGGACGGCACGGTTGCCGGACGGCTCGATTCGTTGGCCCGCTCACTCTTCGCCAGAAACTAG
- the atpA gene encoding F0F1 ATP synthase subunit alpha, with the protein MINADEIAGILKQQIATFQTGVQEDEIGTVIEVGANLARVYGLRGVRSSELVEFANGLQGVALNLEEDNVGVVILGPDQEIREGDKVRRTGRIASVPVGEALLGRVVNALGQPIDGKGPIDTKRYRTVENVAPGVVQRQAVKQPLQTGIRAIDALIPIGKGQRELIIGDRSTGKTAIAIDAIINQKGRNVFCVYVAIGQKNSTVAALTQVLDQKGALDYTTVVAVSPSEAAALRWLAPFSGCAMAEELMYEGKDVLIVYDDLTKHAQSYREMSLLLRRPPGREAYPGDVFYLHSRLLERACKLSDDLGGGSMTALPVIETQAGDFAAYIPTNVISITDGQIYLTPQLFFQGIRPAVDVGLSVSRVGGAAQTKAMKSVAGQLKLELAQYRDLAAFAKLSSDLDKGTQMQLMRGEKMTELLKQAQYQPQPMEDQVAILFAATNGFVNDVPTPKLQSWARGFIDFLHAKHDDIPKAIADSNQLSDDVKKKLGDALKEFNSSF; encoded by the coding sequence ATGATCAACGCAGACGAAATCGCAGGCATACTCAAACAACAGATCGCCACGTTTCAGACGGGCGTGCAAGAAGACGAGATCGGCACGGTCATCGAGGTCGGCGCCAATCTCGCGCGCGTCTACGGTTTGCGCGGCGTGCGTTCTTCGGAACTCGTCGAGTTCGCCAACGGCCTGCAAGGCGTCGCGCTAAACCTCGAAGAGGACAACGTCGGCGTCGTCATCCTCGGTCCGGACCAAGAAATTCGCGAAGGCGATAAGGTGCGTCGCACCGGGCGCATCGCGTCGGTTCCCGTGGGCGAGGCGCTGCTCGGACGCGTCGTCAACGCACTGGGACAGCCGATCGACGGCAAGGGCCCGATCGATACCAAACGCTATCGCACCGTCGAAAACGTCGCGCCCGGCGTCGTGCAGCGTCAAGCCGTCAAACAACCGTTGCAGACCGGTATCCGCGCCATCGACGCGTTGATCCCGATCGGCAAGGGCCAACGCGAGTTGATCATCGGCGATCGCTCCACCGGCAAAACCGCCATCGCGATCGACGCGATCATCAATCAAAAGGGACGCAACGTGTTTTGCGTCTACGTCGCGATCGGTCAGAAGAACTCGACCGTTGCCGCGCTAACGCAAGTGCTCGATCAAAAGGGTGCGCTCGACTACACGACCGTCGTGGCAGTCAGCCCGTCGGAAGCCGCCGCGTTACGCTGGCTGGCGCCGTTCTCCGGCTGCGCGATGGCCGAAGAGTTGATGTACGAAGGCAAAGACGTGCTGATCGTATACGACGATCTCACCAAGCACGCGCAATCGTATCGCGAAATGTCGCTGCTGCTGCGCCGCCCGCCGGGTCGCGAAGCCTATCCGGGCGACGTTTTCTACTTACATTCACGCCTGTTGGAACGCGCTTGTAAACTGTCCGACGATCTCGGCGGCGGATCGATGACGGCATTGCCGGTCATCGAAACGCAAGCCGGCGACTTTGCCGCGTACATTCCCACCAACGTGATCTCGATTACCGACGGACAGATTTATCTGACGCCGCAGCTGTTCTTCCAGGGCATCCGGCCCGCAGTCGACGTCGGCCTTTCGGTCTCACGCGTCGGCGGCGCCGCACAAACCAAGGCGATGAAATCGGTTGCCGGCCAGCTCAAGCTGGAGCTGGCGCAATATCGCGATCTCGCTGCCTTTGCAAAACTCTCGAGCGACCTCGATAAGGGGACGCAGATGCAGCTTATGCGCGGTGAGAAAATGACCGAGCTGCTCAAACAGGCGCAGTATCAGCCGCAACCGATGGAAGATCAAGTTGCGATTCTTTTCGCTGCGACCAACGGATTCGTCAACGACGTCCCCACTCCAAAGCTGCAGAGTTGGGCTCGCGGATTCATCGACTTCCTGCACGCCAAACACGACGACATTCCCAAGGCGATCGCGGATAGCAATCAGCTCTCGGACGACGTCAAGAAGAAGCTCGGCGACGCGCTCAAGGAGTTCAACTCCTCCTTCTAA
- the wecB gene encoding UDP-N-acetylglucosamine 2-epimerase (non-hydrolyzing) has translation MADKLRVMTVFGTRPDTVKMAPVVHALAASPGMEAIVCVTAQHRKMLDDLLELFSIAPDFDLDVMTRDQTLTEITTRVLTRMEPVLQEARPDVVLVHGDTSTSTAAALAAFYQRIAVGHVEAGLRTNDPWMPFPEEMNRRLTGTIASYHFAPTNLSREHLLREYVAPANIAVTGNTVIDAFHETSRRPDLTAPPRWNELDPTRPIVVVTAHRRENHEHMREMCLAMAEIASGSRGAQIYWPVHPSPRVAPVAHEVLDGIPGVVLVDPIEYGQMVFAVRDCSFVLTDSGGIQEEAPCLGKPVLVMRDETERPEGIDAGTLELVGHDGKRIFDAAMRLLNEPEHYARMAQAANPYGDGRAAERIVAWLLARRRGGAYPEPFDAAPPAAAAL, from the coding sequence GTGGCCGATAAATTACGCGTGATGACGGTGTTCGGGACGCGTCCCGACACGGTCAAGATGGCGCCCGTCGTACACGCCCTGGCCGCGTCGCCCGGCATGGAGGCGATCGTCTGCGTCACCGCCCAGCATCGCAAGATGCTCGACGATCTCCTCGAGCTGTTTTCGATCGCACCCGACTTCGATCTCGACGTCATGACGCGCGATCAAACGCTCACCGAGATTACGACCCGCGTGCTGACGCGCATGGAGCCGGTGCTGCAAGAGGCACGGCCGGATGTCGTGCTCGTTCACGGCGATACGTCGACCAGCACGGCGGCGGCGCTCGCCGCGTTCTATCAACGCATTGCCGTCGGGCACGTTGAAGCCGGGCTCAGGACGAACGACCCGTGGATGCCGTTTCCCGAAGAGATGAATCGCCGTCTGACCGGGACGATCGCTTCGTATCATTTCGCCCCGACGAATTTGTCGCGCGAGCACCTGTTGCGCGAGTACGTCGCTCCGGCCAATATCGCGGTGACCGGCAACACCGTCATCGATGCGTTTCACGAAACCTCGCGACGGCCGGATCTAACCGCGCCCCCGCGCTGGAACGAACTAGATCCGACGCGTCCGATCGTCGTCGTCACCGCCCACCGTCGTGAAAATCACGAGCATATGCGCGAGATGTGCTTAGCGATGGCCGAGATCGCATCCGGTTCGCGCGGCGCGCAAATTTATTGGCCGGTGCATCCGTCGCCGCGCGTGGCGCCGGTCGCCCACGAAGTGCTCGACGGAATTCCCGGCGTAGTGCTGGTCGACCCGATCGAGTACGGACAAATGGTCTTCGCGGTCCGCGACTGCTCGTTCGTGTTGACCGATTCGGGCGGCATTCAAGAAGAAGCGCCATGTCTCGGTAAGCCGGTCCTGGTGATGCGCGATGAGACCGAACGCCCCGAGGGTATCGACGCCGGCACGCTCGAGCTGGTCGGCCACGACGGCAAGCGCATCTTCGATGCCGCGATGCGGCTGCTGAACGAGCCGGAGCACTACGCGAGAATGGCGCAGGCCGCCAATCCGTATGGCGATGGACGGGCAGCCGAGCGCATTGTTGCCTGGCTTCTCGCACGCCGTCGCGGCGGAGCCTACCCCGAGCCGTTCGACGCTGCACCGCCGGCCGCAGCCGCGTTATGA
- a CDS encoding cytidine/deoxycytidylate deaminase family protein, with protein sequence MRPGWDEYFMQIARTVSTRSTCPRASVGCVFVRDHRILTTGYNGAPRGVAHCTEVGCTMVDEHCVRATHAEANAVVQGALHGVSLEGATAYCTHQPCVGCSKLLISAGVVKIVYDGAYPDAVSGLLLGEAGVAVVPYASLEKIHG encoded by the coding sequence ATGCGGCCCGGCTGGGACGAGTATTTCATGCAGATCGCGCGCACCGTCAGCACGCGGTCGACGTGTCCGCGCGCGTCGGTCGGCTGCGTGTTCGTGCGCGATCATCGCATATTGACGACCGGATACAACGGCGCGCCGCGCGGCGTCGCGCATTGCACCGAAGTCGGTTGCACGATGGTCGACGAGCACTGCGTACGCGCGACGCACGCCGAAGCCAATGCGGTGGTGCAGGGTGCGCTGCACGGCGTTAGCTTGGAGGGCGCGACCGCGTACTGCACGCATCAGCCGTGCGTGGGCTGTTCGAAGCTGCTCATCAGCGCCGGCGTGGTTAAGATCGTGTACGACGGTGCCTACCCCGATGCGGTCTCCGGATTACTGCTGGGTGAAGCCGGCGTAGCGGTCGTGCCGTACGCGTCGCTGGAAAAGATTCACGGATGA